In Miscanthus floridulus cultivar M001 chromosome 19, ASM1932011v1, whole genome shotgun sequence, the DNA window TGAATATAGTGTCAAGAAGGATTCTGCATTTTgcttcatatgctacttgttcaaGAAGGGCAGTGGGTCAAAAACTTTTATTGTTGATGGATGGAATAATTGGAATATAGGAAACACAACACTTCTCAAACATTCTGATTCTAGGGCACATAAAGCAGCTCAAGAGAAGTACATTGGTTTTATGAATCCCAAGGTAGCAATTGATTATAACATTGACAAGTGGAGTGAGGAGGAGCTTCATCTTTACAAGAAAAGATTGACATATTCACTTAGatgtatcaagtttcttttgcatcaaggATTGGCATTCTGTGGACATGATAAAAGTGAAGAGTCTAGCAACAGAGGCAACTTCATTGAACTTTTAAAGTTTCTTGCAGGAAATAGAGAAGAAGTGAACAAGTATGTCTTGAACAATGCACCAGGTAATTGCACTTTGACTAGCCCAAAGATACAAAAGCAAACTATTCACTGTTGTGCcatagaaactagaaagaaaataattgaggaacttggtgatgagccctatgcaattttagctgatgagtctagtgatatatcacataaagaacaaatagctctttgcttgcgttatgttgataaacttggaaggccatgtgagcactttattggagttgttcatgtagatgatactacctcTTTGTCACTTAAGAAAGCAATTGAAGTTTTACTTGTTAGTAATGGATTGAGTATGCAGCAGATTAGAGGTCAAGGTTATGATGGGGCtagcaatatgaaaggagatattaaaggGCTCAAaactttaatcatgcaagaatcaccttccgcttattatattcattgctttgcacatcaactccaactagtTCTTGTTGCTGTTGCCAAAGGAAATACTGACTGCAAGACTTTTTTTGATCAAGTATCTATCTTGTTGAACATTGTTGGGGTTTATTGCAAGCGTCATGATATGCTTCGAAATGCTAGGCTTGAGAATGTCAAGAAAGCACTAGTGTGGTGAGCTTGAATCAGGGAGTGGATTAAATCAAGAGATGGGTTTGCCTAGGCCTGGTGACACTCGGTGGGGCTCTTATTACAAAACTATATGTAGCATCATCACTATATATTCCTCAATTCATGATGTgctcattgaacttggtgctgATAATGCATATAAGGAAGATTGGACAAAGATATATTTTGTGCTTGGAGCATTTGAAACCTTTGAATTTGTTTTCTTTGTGCACTTAATGTATGTTATTTTTTGATATACAAATGAGTTATCCGAGTGCTTGCAGAGAAGGGAtcaagatattcttaatgcaatctcacttgttaatgtggcaaagaGCAGAATGCAGGAGTTGAGGTCTAATGGTTGGGATAATTTTCTTCAGAaggtcacttctttttgtattAAATATGGTGTTGAAGTTCCTGCTATGGATAGTGCTTATGTGTCTTATGGAAAATCAGCACGGTATGCTCATGCCCAAAATCAAACAAATGATGACCATTTTCGAAGAGAAGTATACATTGATGTCATTGATCAAATTAGTCAAGAGCTTGATAATCGGTTTGATGAGATCAATATGGAGCTACTCTCTTGTATGTCAGCCTTCAGTTCTTCCAACTCCTTTGCTTCTTTTGATGCATAGAAGGTACGTAGATTGGCTGAATTTTATCCTAAGGACTTCTTCAACAATGATTTGTTAAAACTGGAATTGCAACttgataattatattgatgacatgcGACAAGATGCTAGCTTCTAAGGTCTAGACAAcattgttgatctctcagttaagcttgttgaaacaaagaggcACAAAGTGTATGATATGGTGTACTTGCTTCTTAAATTGATATTGCTTTTACCAGTGGCAACTGCgagtgttgaaagggtattttctgcatTGGTTATAGTGAAACCAAAGTCAAGGAATCAGATAGGTGATACTGTTTtggatgattgtctagtcacatttattgagcgggatattttcttCCAAGTTaatgaagatgatataatggagACATTCATGTCATTGAGAAAGCGACGGATAAACGAGTAATATTGTAAGTCTCCTATTGTTATATTTCGAAGTATTTGTATTTCATTTGAACAATTTATATTAAGATTTGACGTCGTTTTACCGAATTATAATATGGTTTTACCGAATTATAAATGGTTTATCGAATTGTATAAGAATTTTTTTGCGGCGCATACCCTATGCAAAAATCTTGGGTCCGCTACTGCCATCTGCAGAGCCATCAATCCATGTGAGCTGGAGGCAGCAGGCAGACGTGGAGCTAATAGCCAGAGTGGCGTGTTGGGGTTGGCCTTAGGTGCAATGAAATAGCATGCAGCCAAGCCCAACACCTCTCAAACTGTCTTCCATTTGTCAAATTCAATATGACGTGGACATGCAGATTTCGTCATGAAAAGTGAAACTTGAATGTACGTACACACTGAGCTGAGCAGATCCATATCGTCGCAGACCATTGAAGAAACAACGACCCGTATCGCAGCCCATGTGCACAATAGCCTGGCTATGGTTAAAAGTCAAGAAGAGGTCTCCCCTGTACTGTGTTGGCTGCTCTAGTGCTCTCTCTATCGACGACCTAGCTGACTTaccagtagccctcgagcctactACAACTTCTACAACCTCACTTTTGCCAATATGCTTCCACCGACCATCATTTTACTAAAACACAATTTTAGAATATAGCTCTTTTCATTTATAGGAGCGATCGAAAAGTATTACTGTGTCCAAAAATACTAGTGATTTTTTGAGATAGACAGTCTATTTATAGAGATAGTTCAAAAAAAAACAGACTTTGTAAATAGATTTGCATTCGTGGGTCTTTTAAGAAGGCAACATCTAAGATATACCATTAACAACGTACAGAGACGGGTCTCTTAAATATGGGTCTCTATATATTAATCATCGATTTTCAAATACGAGTCTCCTAGGAAGTCTACCTACGAGTCTCCTAGGAAGTCTACCTCTCTTAAAATGGCTATTAATGGAGGCGGGTCTCTTAGGTCTGTTGCCTCTATAAGTCGACTAATAGAGGCAGAATCTTTAAGATGTCTACCTCTCTATAAATAATTGCCACAAAAAAATATCTTTTTACAATAAAGATCGATAAGATTATTTTTATACCAAAATTGCAGAGCTAGAGAAATCTACAATTTTGTAGTTtacaagttttttatttgaaagtattTAGAGTATAAACATTTCATTTTAAGTttatattttaaataaaaaatttaaGTATGTGGGTCCTTAGTAATTAAGAATGGTAGCCATTAGATGATTGGGAAATACAATATTACTAGACGTATCACTGATATCTTCTGTACCATTTGTGGAGTGAGCCAGCATGTTTTTACATGTTTTGTTGCTCCTCTTTTCTCTATATCTTCTGTACCTTTCACCATATCTTCTTTGCGAGAAGTATCACTGATAAATAGTGGTGATAATTTTGTTTGACAGTGGTAATTGAGGTGTAGTAAAAACTTTTCTTTGCTGAAATCTTGAGAGCAAATGTGCATTTCTATTTTCTATCCAATCAAATGTTGTTCTCTCAGGAGTTCTGGAATCTGTCATAGATGTTACTTAATTGGTTGACAGGTTTTCAAATAATCAAAGAGGCATATATAGCTTGTGTCTGTCTATTATGAATAATAAATAGGTATTAAATTGTTTTTGTGCTCAGTTTATCATACTTCATAGAGGCTTTTACATGTGTGctattaaaaaagtttgtaattatacacatgccattaaaaaagttgaccgCACACATATGCCACCGTTCTGAACTTCTTTACTCTCCAAGCCATTCCGTTTGTTTTTCTACTTAACGGCGTCAAACCGACAGGtgaaatgaccattttacccacggtggggtccgtttgtcagccacccaaactctctttctctctctctttctcttgcgCCTCCGTTTCTGCGCTCCCCATGCTCCTGCTCGTCGTCGTAGCGCAGGCGGTGTGCTGCTGCTTCCCCTTTGCGATGGTGGAGCTCGTCGTGCTCGCGGCTGTGGGCGTGCCCGCCGCGCTGTGCCGCCACGCGCTCCGCCCCCAGACAAGGTGCAGGCGCGCCTCCTGCGCCGCCGCggccaagaagaaggagatggcggGGATGGACAGGGTGAGCAAAGGGGAGCTGCAGCAGCCGAGGGTGGAGCTCCCCCGCACACATCGACACGAGccccgacggcgacggcgagggcccCGGTGTGCAGGGAGGCGGCGGCGTCCCCAACGGCGGCGGCGAGAGCCAGGAGGAGGCGCGCGTGGAGCTGCCGCAGCCGGTCCTCGTCGTGGATCTGCCGCAGCGCGTGTGGAGGTGACACGAGGAGGTGAGCTCCGGCCGCCGCGGGCgcgcgcgggcgagctcggccccagccggccgccgcgggcgcgggGGAGCTCCGCCCCCGCCGCCGTGGGCGTGTGCAAGCGAGCTCCACCCCGGCCagccgccgcgggcgcgggcaCATGCGCGGGCGAGCTCCGTCTCGGCCGCTGCAGGCGCGCGGAGGCGAGCTCCGCCGCGGCCACGGGGGAGCTCCGCCCCGGCtgccgcgggcgagctccgcctcggccgctgcgggcgagctccgccccggccagccgcgggcgcgggcgcgggcgagcttCGCCGGGGGCGTGCACGGAGAAGAGAGATGATGtcgagtttgagagagagagaggatagggATGAGAGGGGTATTATGGACTTTTTGACTGACCTGACCCACTTGTCAGGACTCCCAAACGGTGAAAAATGAACGGAATGCGGGTGGAATGGCTTGAAGAGCAAAAAAGTTCAGAATGGTGGCATATATGTGCGGTCAACTTTTTAATGGCCTATGTGTAgttacaaacttttttaatggcacacatgtAAAAGCCTCTACTTCATAAGCTTTTTCTATTCTGTTCTTTGAGAGAGGTCGAAATCATTCGAGAGGTCTCAAGCTAATATAAACTTGGACCACTTCAGCAGGCTAGAACTTTACTAGGATTTCTTGTGATCATACCATCAACTTCTTTGATGCAATCCAGAAAGTGCAGCATCAATTCTTCTTGGAAGTCTATTATTACAGCGTGGGAGATTTGGAAACAAAGGAACACTTAATTATTGAGAGGAACTTAGGCCTCTGCGTAGAGTGTGCCAGACCAGAAGAGGAGGGAAGGGGCCAAACACCTCATAATATTGTAGTTTTCACTTGATACCCCCTCTAATCATTACACATATGGAGATATGTCTAGTGCAAAACATATATATGTAAGTAATTAAATTCTAAAGCTATTATTATCTTTGCGAAAGTGGAGTTTATGTGCGCATATAGTTCTCCATTTTTGCTGCTAACAATGCCCACCTATCAAATTCGTAACTCTACCCTTGATACAGACAAAGCTTATATTTATGAGATGACATTAGAGGCACTATCAATagtattttctagaaatatttactTCCAAATCATCATGGTTAATTCTAAATAAATGGTTTGATAACATATATTTGTTTTGAGAGGCTTGAGATCTGTGAAGCACAACGCTTGATTGAGAGTAAAAAAAATCGATGATGGATCATACAGTAAGAGAGACGATTCTTGTGACAACTCTGCACATAGGGATAATGAAAATGTGTCGGTGAGGGTTGATTGTACCAAGAATGTAACTGGGATTTTGAAATAAACTTTGTATCTGGCATTACATTCTTTAAAAAATGGTGACCAGTTATCCACGTCACATATGCATTCTGCTAATATAGTTATAGCTTCCCATCCAGTCTTTCGATGAAGAGAGATGTAAGGAAAACActgagggggtgtttggatccggtgactaaagtttaggaggtgtcaTATGGGGTGTCGTATGGAGTATTCAGgcactaataaaaaaataaattatagaatccgtcggtaatccgcaagacgaatttattaagcctaattaatttgtcattagcatatgtttactgtagcaccacattgtcaaatcataaactaattaggcttaaaaaattcgtctcgcaaaacagtctcaatctgtacatttagtttcataattagtctatatttagtactctatgcatgtgtacaaacattcgatgggacaacgactaaagctTAGGATGTGAATCTAAACACCCCCTGAACACGATCAGATGGCATGTACTCAGATCCATAGTATGCATCTTCTGATAGCAGTGCGAAAAAATTTGAGCCTAGAGAAACAAAAAGATAAAATACATTTTGCTCTTTTAGAGCATAAATAGTAGGTGAAATGCTGAACAAAGTATCTATTGTAGCAAATACAATTTGGTATAGGCAAAGGCTGAGGCTTTCATTTGAGTTATCTAAAAATGTGTATATTGATATGCATCATGTCCTTTGCAGTCAagtaggacttagaaaaaatacTAGGAAGTGAAGAACATTTACCTAATGAACGTGACCCTGCTGACTGCTCATGAACACAGGGTTGAATGGGTTTGAGAAGGTAGGAGCTCGTGAGCCGGCGCTGCGCATCCGTCTCCATGCAACATAGATCTTTGCATGGGCCGGGTGTCGTCCTCCATGGAAAGTGGCTTGGGCATTGCTACCATCTGGACTCTGGAGCCAGTGTAAGAGGTGTTTAGATtgacctcctaaactttagtcgctgtcctATCGTATGTTTCGTATGTTTGACATATGTATGTATTATTAagtatagattaattatgaaactaaatgcacagattgagactgtTCTGCGAGACAAATttgtaagcctaattagtccatgatttgacaatgtggtgctacagtaaacatatgctaatgacggatttattaggcttaataaatttgtctcgcggattactgacggattttgt includes these proteins:
- the LOC136526469 gene encoding uncharacterized protein yields the protein MDYGSGHIRPKQKAAKKAAAIDPPPDKNIVEEQNQEEDRVQVEEIANHLPSPPLASPPPPASKPPTYDINRLPYDPGERLSIEDYPINDQDAIRRAYITKGACKPYIHDFPYRNIGGVPHRFSIQWLYNYEWLEYSVKKDSAFCFICYLFKKGSGSKTFIVDGWNNWNIGNTTLLKHSDSRAHKAAQEKYIGFMNPKVAIDYNIDKWSEEELHLYKKRLTYSLRCIKFLLHQGLAFCGHDKSEESSNRGNFIELLKFLAGNREEVNKYVLNNAPDDTTSLSLKKAIEVLLVSNGLSMQQIRGQVLVAVAKGNTDCKTFFDQRRDQDILNAISLVNVAKSRMQELRSNGWDNFLQKVTSFCIKYGVEVPAMDSAYVSYGKSARYAHAQNQTNDDHFRREVYIDVIDQISQELDNRFDEINMELLSLATASVERVFSALVIVKPKSRNQIGDTVLDDCLVTFIERDIFFQVNEDDIMETFMSLRKRRINE